CTATACATGTGATCATGTCTGCTACTTGGCTTTGGTGGACTGTTACTTAGATCTGTTATCTTTATTATGGCTGCGATAAATTATGATCTTCAAAAGGTAAATGAAAAGTACAGTTTGTCTTTTCTAAGATTTTTGTTATGCAGTCGTAAGGTTCACGCGGAAGCCAATCTCCCCTCGAGTCTCTGGACTCTGGAGACGACATTATCCAGTCGAGCATGGAGGCTCCAGATTTACGTTACGAGTTACAAGAAAGCCCTCCAATAAAAATGAAGTATTACAAAAAGGTCCTTACGGACGTTTAGAAACACGAATAACACATCTCTGGCCACCGTAGCTCTAAAAAAACACGCCGTCTCTTCTGGGCTCATGACGAAGCCTCATCGTCAACCAACGAGCCCTCATGATAGCTTCAGCGCTTGAAACAGCAAAATAAAAGTAAGATACGACATCCTGTAATCTTAAAGTTTTGTTTTTGCCACACTAGAATTTGCCATTTAACTTTTGCAACTGTAAATTTTGACATGACAAATGCAAAactaaaacaacaacaaaatgggcAAAACAAAATAAGTGCCACACTAGAATTTGCCCTTTTTACTTTTGCAACCATAAATTTTGACATGACAAATGCAAAACTAAAACAACAACAAAACGGGCAAAACAAAATAAGTGCCACACTAGAATTTGCCCTTTTTTACTTTTGCAACCATAAATTTTGACATGACAAATGCAAAACTAAAACAACAACAAAACGGGCAAAACAAAATAAGAACTCATCATTTTCATTTAGATTTCGTTCCACATAGGCAAAACTGATACATTATCAGAACTGGCAGGGTAGAAGTAAAATGTCAAAATTTAGAGTGATAAAAGCAAAATAGGTAAAAACTAGTGTGgctaaaacaaaaaatttcccaaTTATTTCGGTATTGACCTAGACGCCAGAGAAGGCGCGACCTAGTTAATCAGACCCATGATTTTTTTTGATATATGATCATTTTTCAAACCTTTGACCGGTCAACATTTTAAAAAATACGTGAAGATTTTATTTATTGCATGAACTTTTTTTTTGTAACAAGGAAccccgacagcagcgacgacgaggacgacgcgcCGGCGCTTCCCCTCACCAGCGGGGACTATGCGGAGGAGGCGACTGTGATTGAGCTCGTCGCCCTCATCATCGCCTAGGAGTGCTCTAGCGCGCGTAGCCGTCCTTCGCTGCGCGTAGAGGCCCCAATGACTATCCCAGGGCCAAATTTTGGTCAAATTAGGCGCACGGCGGAGGATTAGTAGTTAATTTATGGGTTATATCatatatgtaaattatgtttgaaTGTAGCTCGATCGGAGCATCAAACTCGTTGCATTTCGCATGTTCATCGCCAAAAATTTCCTGCGGCGTTTGATTTCTTTATTTCAGTTCGTATTTTTGGTTTCCATTCTTCGCCTTGACAAAAATCAACGAAAACGTAAAATTCGGGAGACTGAACTCGCCGTTTTTAGCTTCGACAAGTTCAGTcacggctagagatgctctaagcttcTCAAAGAAACCGAGTCTATGAAACTCATTCGTTGGGTCGTAAGATTGACGAAGACATCACCATCGAGCAATCCGAATTTTATGAGACATCAAAGTGTTTATGAGAGACATCAAAATATTTAACCTCTGGTTTAAATTCTGCTTGTCATTGCTCTCATAAGCATCCAGCTACAACTACAGCTTGGTCCAATGAAACACCGCTGCGCGAGGCGGCGACCCATCACGATCCACACCAGCTGACGGACGCTCCTTAATTATTTTCTAAATGGGCCACAGTCGACCTGGGCCTTCGGCTGGGAGCTATCGAAAACCCTGGGCCGTCCGTAGCCGAGATCGTGAGCGTCCGATCCACCGAGAGAGCGAGCAAGATGAGCGCGGCGGCGGGCGGCCTGCGGCAGCTGCTGACGGCGGCGGTGACGGCGGGGGCAGCGGAGGCGCGCGCCGCGGTGTTCGGCCACGCGGTCAACCCTTCCGGAAAGCGCGCGGCGACAAAGCTGCTGCGGAAGAAGTTCATCGGCGAGCAGCTCGCGCAGTGGTACCCCTACGACATCAAGCGGGACGACCCCATCGTCATGGCGCGCGAGGAGAAAGAGTAAGCCCCCGCGCACGCCCTGCGCTTCATTCCCCTCTAGTAAATTGGCTGCACCGTATTGGGGTCGCGCTCGCCCACCACGTGTTCGTCGTTATGCTTCATTCCTCGGGGAGGTGACGCTGACGCCTGTTATGTGTTTGCTGATATGCCTCACCGCCTGGTGTGCCGTCAGGTGGTGGCACGGCATTCTTTCCTTGTTTACTAATGTCCATGCATGTGGTTGCCTGAATGCCCTCGCAAATTACTAGCTCGGCGATCCCAGGTAGCAGATGTGTGGTCATTTTTATTGGTGCATACATCATTCTGTCGATGCAGGCTTTGAGCGGATTAACAGCATGTCCATACATCATTTTGTTATTTGTGCGCTGCTTTGATTCTTGACTGTAGTCCATAATCGTGCTTATTGTCATTTGTAGTATTGAGGAAGCCATTTTCAGCAGTAGATTTTTGGATTACTGCTGTGAAGATCATGAATACAAATCTGAATTTTCTGCTCTACGCCTCATTTGTTCAGATCTAAGATGATTAAATCAAGATAGGGATTGTGTTTGGTTACTGTTTTGCATATATCCAGTGTGTACTTGCTATGCATCTCGCCTGAGGGATGTACAGTTTTTACGAGTATTGGTTATTATGAATAGGTAATGTTATCTTTCTGGCTGTCTGGATATGCATATGCTAGAGGATGTTAGGTAATTCTGTTACCTAGCGCCCACGAGTACTTTATGCATCTGCTTCACAAGAGCAGTTCTTGTTAGTCAGAGGTAACTGGAGTGCTGATTATAagcatgaaaaggcaagccttacCAGACTCATAGATTTTGTTTGCTAGGTTGTTTGTATTCTTTCCATTTGGCATTTGAGTAACCGCCTTTATTTAGCTAATTATTTCATTGCTCGTTATGTGTATGCTACTTACGCTATTGTTTCTCTGCTGTTACAAGTTATGGTTTTAAGGTGTGTAAAATCTTTCAGATCCTTACCTAATGCTGACTTGGCCACTGAAAGGCCAAGCATTATTTTCTGGCTTTACCAAAACACTGTAGGCATACTGATTATTTACTTACTTTCTATTGCTATCTTTAAAATTATTTCATTGATAACCAACTGTAAGAACTTGagttatactccctccggtcctaaatataagccatataatTTCTGGCACGAAAATTAAGAAATACATATTTAGAAAAAATTACACCATGTTTGGCTAGGGTTAACCGTAAGTAATTGCCGTGAGCTAATAGAGGACTTTGCATAAGATAAGTAAACCTAATCAAATCTCCAAAAATATTGTCCATACAAGTAGGACAACGCAATAAACCTTATATTCTGGATTTTTTCTTAAAAAAATATATGGCTTATatataggaacggagggagtaataaacATGATATTTTATGAGCAATATATGAGCTAACCAAATTTCATGTCAAATTCCCTGTTTTATTGTGTTTTTGTAAGTTGGTTTTATtgaccatcttggcatgtttctaACCAGTAGATACATGCTATTCATGTTGCTGGAATTTGCATAACCACGATGGGACCAACAGCATGGGCAAAAACTATATTCCTTGTTAGATATATCACTAAACTTTAGCTAATTACTGTTGTCCATTTTTCGCCACCCCATTTGGTTATTTTGGTTGCCGTGATATCATTCATGCCAACCATAAATGAAAGAAATTCTTACCTTAGGAGTGTGGTGTGAGTTTTAAGTTCTTAACAACGCCATATATTTCTCTGTGCAGGCGTCTTACCAAGCTTGAAATGCTGAAGCGTCGTGGGAAGGGTCCGCCGAAGAAGGGCCAGGGAAGGCGTGCGGTCAAGAGAACCAAGTAGTTGCCTTGCTTCAGTTTCATTTTACTACTTAATGCTGAAATATTCTGCTTGCTACCAAGTGACATTCTGTATTAGGTCAATCGTTTTGCTACTGATTTGGCAATGAGTTTGTTTCCTCTCGCCTGTAAACTGGTTTATTTATGCTGGTACTTGGAATGCACACATCAACTTCTATGATGATAAAATACAGGTTTAGTTTCCCCCCTGGTGTTCAACTGACCAAACAGTAAACTGAGCCCTGGTAAAATCATGGCCGTTGTCGCAAAGATTATGCCGTAACCTGAAAGCCTGGGAATTGGACTGATTTCGCTCAAAATTGTGTGCGGCATGTTTTAACCACTCCATCAATTAATCTCCAATATAAATCACTTTACATGAGCGTAAGGCAAGTTAAAAAAATGAACAACTGAACCTGAAACAATCCTTCATTCCGAGACAGTATCTGCCAGTTTTTTTCCTGTTCTAAATGCAAGAAAGGAGTGTAAGATATATACGTGCAACCAAAGGAATCCCAACAATTTAGCTAGATTTAGTTTTGAGGCTAACAGAGTTATAGCTTGGGTCGATGATCCTCCGGATCATGTGATTTCTGATCTAATCGCTGATGTAACTCTGTTTTGAACTCGGGCAACAAGTTTCAGACGCActattttccttaccagggtaccgaaggggactggaagatttttaatgaggcggcttgctagctTAATATATTGTGTTTTACCCTAAAAAAAAGGAATCCCAACAATTACAGTGTAGCCGTGACAAGCATGCCGTCCGGTCCTCTGCTCCATCCCGTCCCGGCGGTAGGCCTGCCTGACCCTCTCGCGGGTCCGCGAACATCGTCCTTGTTCCCAAAAAGGATGGGGTGGAAGACGTCTCCGATTTCCGCCCTATTAACCTCATTCATGGATTCGCCAAGATTGTAGCCAAAAATCTGGCCTCCCGACTCGCCCCTCGCATGAAGGAGATTGTCTCCATTGCCCAAAGTGCCTTCATCAAGTCTAGGAGCATCCACGATAATTTTATGTTCGTCCGGAACTATGCTAGATGGCTTCACAGAAGGAAGAATCCTACTCTTCTCTTCAAACTTTATATCAAGAAGGCCTTCGACTCGGTCCGATTGGGTTACCTCCTTGAGCTTCCCCAACGGCTTGGCTTTCCCCCTCGTTTCCGCAACTGGATCTCCGCCCTCCTTTGCTCTTCTTCACGAGTCCTCCTAAATGGAATCCCCGGAGAGCCTATCTCTCATGGCCACGGGCTTCGCCAAGGAGACCCCCTCTCCCCGCTTTTATTCGACATCGCCATCGATCCGCTACAGCGCATCATTGAGATCGCCACCACCCAAGGGAGGTTGCGCCGCCTTGCCGGCAAAGGAGCTCACTTTCGCAAGTCGCTTTATGCGGACGATGCCGCCATTTTTGTGCCCCCACCTTCAAGAATGATGTTACCAACCTCGCAAACATCCTTACCAATTTTGGCAACGTCACCGGTCTCCACACTAACTTCCATAAGATCTTGGTTGCTCCCATACGTTGCAACGACATAGACCTCAACGATATTACTTCCGACCTTCCAGCCACCATTGCCTCCTTTCCGCTGAAATATCTTGGCATCCCCCTTGCCATAAAGAGAATCAAACGCATTCACCTACAATATATTGAAGACAAGACCGCCGGCCATCTTGCCCCTTGGCAAGGAAAATCTTTCAACATTGCAGGCCGGACCGCGTTGGCCAAATCGGTGCTCACTTCCCAAGCCATCTACCTCCTCACAACTCTCAACGTCCCGACGGAGTTCTTCAAGCTCTCCAAAGGATTATCCGGGCTTGGATTTGGGCGGGTACCGACACGGTGTCTGGCGGCAAATGCAAAGTTAATTGGACTGTTGTTTGCCGCCCCACCAAGCTTGGTGGGCTTGGTGTCCTCAACTCGGAGGTTTTCTCTAGAGCATTGCGCCTTCGTTGGCCATGGTTGGAATGGACTGAGCCGGATAGACCATGGGCTGGGACCGAGATCCCTTGTAATGACGATGACATGGGTTTCTTCTACGCTCTTACGAAGGTCACAATCGGAGATGGGAGGAAGGCTTGTTTTTGGAACTGTCCTTGGGCGGATGGCCTTGCCCCTAAATTTCTTGCGCCCTCCATCTACGCTATCTCTAAGAGGAAGAAATGGCCAGTTCGGAATGCCCTTCTTGGAAATGCTTGGGTTGCCCAAATTGACCTCTCCAACGGCCTCAACACCACCCACATAGAGGAGTTCGTGCGGCTTTGGCGCTTCACTTCTACTTTGCGGCTCAATGATGAGGTCCGCGAATCCATTATATGGAAGGTATCTACTTCGGATTCCtacttgtaacaccccaacttttgcaaccatgtATAGTTGTCCATAGTGCAAAAAATGAGGGGGgagcaaaaactttttctaagggctaattaagatgaattgtcTTGTTCTGCTTGTAATTGAATTGTCTTGATCCGCTTGAAGATGATtttccttgatctgttggtagataaattgtcttgttatgcttgttgaaaattgtcttgagctacctccaaGAACAAGATCTCTAGTAATAAAACAACTTAGcaactcactaaataaaacacTTGTGTGGCCCTGGATTTTTTTCCTTTCCCTACCAATACATTAAACCCTATGTTTGGTGTTTTCCCATAAGTACCTCAACACACAATTTCTATCCTCCAGAAAAATAGTGAAGCTATGGTCACTCTTGTATTACCTTAACCTCCTCTCTTTAAAAATAATTGAACTTTTTGACCTAAACCAGAAAACCTCTTTTTGTTTTTCCCTATGACTCAAAATCTTAAATCAAAGGACCTTGTCAAAAACCTTTCCTTTTTAAATCTGACTACGATCACCTTTGATCATGGTATCACAAAAGGGTTTCTAAAAGACATTGTTTTATTTTGGCACAAAGTATTTACAAAAAATCTTGTGAAAGCCTTTGAATGTAGTTTTGGTTTCTTAAAATTATAAAGTGGAATGATCCATATTTTCTATTTCCTCTATGGATCATTCTACTCTTCCAAAACCCTCCCTTTTCTTCAAATACTTCAAGTAAGATTTCTTATTTTGGTTTAGCTCAAATAAAGACCATATTCACCACAACAAAATCCTACGACTATTTGACCGGTGATCAAATAATCCATGGCATTGTCTTTGCCTTTAATGCATCTCAGTGATCCATATTTTAAACATCACTACTGCATCTATGCTTGATCTGGGTAATTGATCATTGGCCCAACTTTCCAAAATACATGTAACACTTCACATGCCATCTCTTGCCC
This Lolium perenne isolate Kyuss_39 chromosome 1, Kyuss_2.0, whole genome shotgun sequence DNA region includes the following protein-coding sequences:
- the LOC127296813 gene encoding uncharacterized protein, giving the protein MSAAAGGLRQLLTAAVTAGAAEARAAVFGHAVNPSGKRAATKLLRKKFIGEQLAQWYPYDIKRDDPIVMAREEKERLTKLEMLKRRGKGPPKKGQGRRAVKRTK